The genomic stretch ATCCGAAAAAGCAATTCAGCAGCACGCGACGCTTTCCGTTGCCTGATTGACCGGTAACCCCATGAACGAAACCGCCGTCAAGTAGCGCGATATCCCCGGCCTTGAGCTGGATTTCGCGACTAGGCACGGCCTCGAGATAAGCTGCGGAGTAGGGATATCCCGTGGTCTCCACACCCTGCGACTTTCGATCTGCCACTGTCGGCTTGTGGCTCCAGAGCCGCAGATTGCCACCTTCCTCAGGCATGCTGGGATAAAAGTTGAGTGCTGCGACGGTGTTGTGCGCCACCGCAGAAAGCTCGTAATCGTTCCCGGCACGTAACACTTGAGCGACATCGTCGTGGGGGTCCAAGGAAAATGTGCCGCTTCCGGTCCAACTGAGAGCCCGACAAACGTTCGCCTGACCGTGTTCTGAGCGCGCCAGCCGCAATTCAATGCCTTGGTTGTGAAGCTCGCGCTTCAACGCGTCGAATAAGGCTCGGACCGGGTCAACTAAAAAGCCAAAAAGAGCGTCAACGTGTGGCCGCGCAGTTTCTGCCTCCGCGAAATAGGTGGCTGCATCCTTCCTGTAGTGGGATGCGCCCACATATTGTCCGGGGACGCCATCTTTGCGCTCCCTGAGACCGGGACTGCCAAAAAACTTCGCGGTGATCTCCTCGGCTATTTCGGCGCTGAAAGCTTGGCTGATATGCAGAGCCGTGATCTCACCTTTTAGGACCGAGATGATCTCCGCGGTGCTGATCGAGCCGGTTCGTTCCTCGATCGTAAGAGGCGAGATGGCCGGCGTTTGAAGTGCTTGGTTAGTCGCCATTTGTTTTCTCCTGTAGTGCCTGATCGAGGATGGCAATGCCGTGATCAAGTTCGTCATCTGAGATTGTTATCGGCGGAAGGACTTTGATGACGTCGCGATTTGGCCCCGACGATTCGATCAGCAGGCCGTTTTCGAACGCGACATCGTGCACACGGCCAACAACGGCCTGTGAACGGCACTTGAGGCCGGCCATCAGACCCCGGCCGCGCTTTTGTTCGATGCACTTCGGGAATTTCGCAACGAGGCGATCAAGGTGTTCTTGCAATTTTACGGCCGTCCCCTCGACGGCTTTAGTAAACTGCCTATCGGACCACATTTTGCACATGGCCGCGGAAGTCACAAAGGCGAGATTATTCCCTCTAAAGGTCCCGCTATGTTCTCCCGGATTCCATATGTCCATCTCGGGGCGAATCAGAACTATGGACAACGGATTACCTGAACCGCTTAGCGATTTCGAAAGACAAACGATGTCGGGCTCGATTTTCGCGAACTCGAATGAGAAGAAATCGCCCGTTCGTCCCGAACCTGCCTGAATGTCATCGACGATGAAAACAACGTCGTGCTTACGGCAAATGCGCTGAATTTCTGCAAGCCATGGTGCGGATGCGGTGTTCATGCCGCCTTCTGCCTGGATGGGCTCCAGGATGATTGCGGCCGGCTTTTCTATCCCGCTGCCTGGGTCGCCCAAGACGTGATCAATGTAACTCGCGGAATCGAAAGTTTGGTTCGGATAATTCTCGTAAGGGACACGGATCACATCGTGGCGAGCAACGCCGCCAAGCTGTCTGGTTGACGCTGAACCCGAAACCGCCAAGGAGCCGAGCGACATGCCATGGTACGAATTTGTGAAGGCCATGACACTTGAGCGGCCGGTATATTTTCGCGCCAGCGCCAACGCCGCTTCGTTAGCGTTCGTCCCGGTCGGCCCAGGAAACTGTATTTTGTATGAAAGGCCCCGGGGCTTCAGGATCGACTCGACAAACACTTCGATGAAATCACGCTTTACAGCTGTATACATATCAAGCGACAAGACGATATTTTGATCGGTGAGATATTGAATTGCCGGTTCAATAATATCCGGGTTGTTATGACCGTAGTTGAGCGCGCCGGACCCTACAATGAAATCAATATAAGCCTTTCCGGACTCGTCCCAGATTGTCGCCCCAAGTGACTTTTTAAAGACTGTTGGAAACGAGCGTCCATAACGACGAACGTTAGACTCATAAGCTTCGAAAATGTCGATATCCATTAAAGGGCCTCTCTGTATGCGTCTTGCGATCAACGCTGCAGGTTCTATGTTCACGCATTCCAAACCACTGATTTCGACGATTAGCTCGGCCAATCTCTGCTTTAAAGCGAACGTATCACGATCAGCGAGTTGCATTCGCAAAGAGTCTGTAAACTTGTTTGACGAATCTGTTGCAGCGCTTCGGATGACGATAGCGTGACAGTCAGTACCCGCCTTGCGGCAACGCTATCGGCGACGTTGTTGGCGGGCGCCACTGACATAGCCGCACCGGTTTTTCCAAGCATGACTGCAACAACGATGCTTGGGTACTTCCCTATGTCGGCCGTGACGGGATCCTTGCCGACGAGTAGCTGTGACAGATAGCGATTTCTCTCCTTCGATGTGACGGCGAGACCGGTGCTCGCTCGAGTTTCGTTTTGGAACGCGGACGAGCCAGACCGCGATTTGCGATAGCAACTGGAACTGACCACGGCTTCTAATCGAGGCCGTGGCCGCCGTGTCGGTGATTGGGCTGTTCTCTGGGCGGCGCGTTGGCCCACCTGGCTTGACGGCATTTACAATGCCACAGTCGGCCCTTGCGAGGTGACGGCCGCACTGCAGGCCACGGGGCGTGCACGCGAGTGGTGTTCGGCACCCACGAGCTGACGCAGACGGCGCCTGCTTCGAGAAGGCGCGATCGATGCGGCTATCGACCACCCGGTGTTCGCCACCGCACTGCGTGGTCACGATGGCGCCTTGTGGAGCGCAGCACGACTTAAGAGTTCCCACCCTTACACTGGTCAACATTTCATATGATCGAAAACGCTAGCTCAGGCGACGCACTAGCGATGTGTCCAACGCCGCTTCTGTACGCAAGGTTTCACTTTGTCCGACATCCGACAATTGTTGGATGTGAGACAGGGCGCCAAATCCGCTAATCAGTGGCTTCTATTGAATTTCCTCTCTGGCACGTTCTGTGCAGCGGCGCTTGCGAATGCATCAGCAAGAAAATAGTCTCATGATCACACTCACTGAAAACGCCGTCGCTGCCGTCAAGACCGCGCTTTCCCGCGCCGACGAACCGGCGGAAGGCTTTCGCATCATGGTCGAGGCGGGCGGCTGCGCCGGCCTCAAATACCTGATGGGTCTGGAAAGCGTCTCGCGCGAGGGCGATGCCATCATGGAGACGGACGGGTTCAAGGTGTTCGTCGACGCAAACTCCCAGCCCCATCTCGCCGGCGTGACCGTTGACTTCGTCACGGACCTGGAGTCCTCGGGCTTTGTCTTCGACAATCCCAATGCGCGGGACAAATGTGCCTGCGGCAAGTCCTTCGGCTAGCGGCCATCACGACAAGGATCGGCGCCCATGCGGGACGACACCGACAACTTTTACCTCTTCAGCGACAAGCTCTATTTCATCAACCCGCACAATGTCGGCGCTTTGGAAACCCCCGATGCGGCCGGCGAGGTCGGCGCCGTCGCCTGCGGCGATGGGCTTAAATTGACGATGGGTTTCGACCGTACGACGCAGACGATCACCGCCGCAACGTGCCAGACCTTCGGCCGCGGCTCGGCCATAGCCACTTCCTCGGCGTTTACCGAATTCATTGTCGGCAGGACCATCGATGAAGCCCTTCAGATCACCGATCAGGACATGGCGGATTTTCTCCGCGCCCTGCCGCCGCACACGACCTACTCATCGCTCGACCGCCTCATCCTGGAGCGCGGCTTGCGTCTGATGAGCGAGTTCTTCCGTGCTATAAGGAAGGCTTTCGAGGAGACCCCAGGATTCTCACGCCTCGTCCTCGTCAAGGCACCATCGCCATGAGCGACGTGATCGAAGCGTTTCTCGTGGTGACTGGCTTCAAAGAGCGAGAGGCCCTTCCCCAAAGCCTCCGCTCGCTGAAACCTAATTCTGCCCGGAGTTCGGGAGAGTGGGTTTTCGGCAACAACCCTCGACTGTGGAACGAGCTGCAAAACGTGCCGCATGGCATTCCTCACCCTTTGCCGCGTCTCGTAAGCCTGCAGAGATGTTCCTTTGCTCGGTCGAAGGCCGCTTAAGCAATGTCATATGCGGTCAAGGAAATTTTCTACACCCTTCAAGGTGAAGGACGAAATGCCGGGCGGGCCGCCGTATTTTGTCGTTTCGCCGGCTGCAACCTTTGGTCGGGACGTGAGGGCGACCGAACGCGAGCATTCTGCGGATTCTGCGACACCGATTTCGTTGGGGTAGATGGCCCCGGCGGCGGACATTTTGACACCCCACGGGAGCTTGCTTTGGCGGTCGAGCAAGCTTGGCGCGGGTCGGGAACTGGGCAGCGCCTTGTCGTGCTCACCGGAGGGGAACCCCTCCTCCAGATCGACGAAGAACTCCTGGAAGCGCTGCATTCCTTGGCGTTTGAAATTGCCGTAGAGACCAACGGGACCATCCCCACACCCGCCGGCATCGACTGGCTGTGCGTCAGTCCGAAATGCAATGCACGCCTCGTGGTCATGGCAGGGGACGAGCTAAAGCTCGTATATCCTCAGATCGGCGCGGAGCCCGAACATTTCGAAGTTCTCGCGTTTGACCACCTTTTGCTTCAGCCGATGGATGGACCCGAGCGCGAGGCGAATACAGCCGCCGCAGTGGCCTATTGTCTTGCCAACCCACGTTGGCGCTTGAGCCTTCAAACCCACAAGTCTCTCGGGATCCCATGAAAATTACGCAAGCTTTCACCTTCGAGGCAGCGCACTGTCTTCCGCGCGTGCCTAAGACCCATCGCTGTCACCGCATGCATGGCCACTCATACCGTGTGGAACTGCGTCTGGAAGGGCCCGTCGATCCAGACACGGGCTTTGTCATCGATTTCTTCGATGTCGAGGCTGTGTTCGGACCGCTTCTGCAACGGCTCGACCATCAGCATCTGAATGAGGTTGAGGGTCTCGACAATCCGACCGCGGAAAACATTGCGATCTGGATCTGGAACCAAACCAAGCCGCTTCTTGGCCAAATGTGCTCGGTAACAGTCTATGAGACACCGCTGTGCTGGGCTGAATACGGGGGTTGACCCGATGCAACGAGATCCGGGAACCGCACTCGTCCTTTTCTCCGGCGGCCAGGATTCGACAACCTGCCTGGCCTGGGCGCTGGAGAACTTCGAGCGCGTCGAGACAATCGGCTTCGACTATGGGCAGCGGCATCGGATCGAGCTCGATGTGCGGCCCTACCTGCTCGGGCGCATTCGAACAGACTTTCCGGCCTGGCGTGGGCGACTAGGCGAGGACCACATGATTGACATGGCCGTGCTCGGCCAAATCAGCGATACCGCGCTCACGCGTGACGTCGAGGTCGCACTGAACGCGAACGGTCTAACAAATACCTTCGTGCCTGGCCGCAACCTTCTGTTCCTCGGCTTTGCGGCCGCGACAGCTTACCGGATGGGCGCGAAACACCTCGTGATCGGCGTGTCCGAGACGGATCGTTTCAGCTACCCGGATTGTCGAGATGACGCAGTTAAAGCGATGCAACTTGCCCTGAACCTTGGAATGGAGACGCGTTTCGTCATTCACACACCTCTCATGCGGCGCGACAAGGCGCAGACCTGGGCGCTGGCGGATTGGCTGGGCGGCGAGGCGCTGGTGAAGCTCATCTGCGAGGGAAGCCACACTTGCTATAGCGGAGACCGAGAGCATAGACATAGCTGGGGTTTCGGTTGCGGGACCTGCGTCGAGTGCAATCTTCGCGCAGTAGGATGGGAGCAATTCCGATCCCGCAAAGAGGCACCGGTGGCCGCTCATGAAATGACGTGAGCGCCCAGATCCAGGCCGACGGTGGCAATCTGTTCCATAGATCGTTTCCCTCTCTTTGTGGTGTTCAGCACGACGAGGGTAGGCGCCTTCGATGCCGTTTCGAAGGGCTGTTCCATACCATCGACCTTGATGATCTTTGCCGTTCGCGTGGTGCTGTTTGGTAGGGGAGTTCAGCACCATGGCGAGCAGGCCGCGGTTATTATCCTTAATCCCAGTCGGATCGTGGAGCGTACCGCCAAGAAAAAGGGAGGTTGTGGTTTCGACGAGAGGCGGTGATGCCCGAGCCTGCCCTTATCCTGGAGGATCGTCCATGCAGGTCCATAACCAGCATGGACGCACCATTGGCATCATTGAGGCGACGAATGACGACCTCATCGGCAATCGATGCCGGCGCCTGCGTAAAGCCGGCACGGGCGCAGGCGCCTGCGGCGACGCGATGTTGCGGATATCCCTCCCCTGGCCTACCTCGGCCCAATCATAGGATTCCTGATAAGCGCCTTCGATCTGGCAATGCTCCTGCGTCCAGTGAATGCGCGTGCCGTCTTGATGGCGATCGTCACAGCCTCAGTGTCGATGTTTGACGAAATGGATCCGCTCGACCGCCGGAAGGCAATCGAGCAGGTAGTTCAGCAAGGTCGATCTCATGTACCGTCGAATTGAAAAGGCCGCTGCCGTCATGAAGGATGCGCGCGACCGCATCAAGCGCCGGGGCAAGGCCATCCCTATGCATCAGAATGGCGAAAGTGTTGTCGAGGTCCAGAAAGCACTGTCCGTTGACGTCAGCCAGATTGGCGCCTTCGCGTTGCAGCGCGCCGCGCGGCTTCGGATCGCACAGCCGTAGCGCGCGTGGTGCTATCGGGAAAAACGGACGGCCGCGGGCGAACAATCTTGCCGATTGGCGTCAGGCGGCGCGGAGATTTCTTGCAACATGTCAGGCCTCTCCTCGAAGGATCCGGAGAGCTACGCGTCTTTCGCCGCTGACATGGCCTTTGCACTTGAACGAAGTCATTCACGAATTGCATATGAGAGGCGACTGATGAACAGGCCAACGATCGCCGATCTGGCGAAAGCCGCGGGCGTAAGTGTTTCCACGGCAATAGGCTCTTGCACGGAACTGGCACACTGCGACCGCAGACGGCCGACCTCATCTTGAGCGCAGCGCAGCAGATCGGCTTCCGCAGTTCGGGGCCACTGCACGAACGCAGGCGGGACAATCTCCCGCATCGGCACTTGAGCTTTCTCACGCAGCGATCGCACCGGCCGCTCTGCCGGATCTGGGCCGAGGCGCTTCTCGGTGCCTGCGCGCGACGCACAGATGCGGTTATTGAGCCAGACGTGCTCTTCGAGGACGACCCTTCCCCCGAAGCGGTTGCTGCCAATCTGCTCAAGATAGGCGGAAGCACCGATGCAATCGCAGTGATCTCGGCCGATCACCCGCTCGTCGGCCAGGCGATTGATGAGTTGCGCGTCAAGGGCGTTCCAGTGATCGCCTACGTCACTGACCTGTCCGCCGGCAGCCGGGCCGGCTTTGTGGGAACCGACAACAGGAAGGCCGGCCGCACCGCCGCATGGTTTATCAGCCAGACGTCCGGTCGGCCCGGCAAGGTCTTTCCTCTCATCGGCAGCAATCGTTATCAGTTCCAAGATATCTCGGATGCGAGCTTTCGCTCCTACATGCGCGAGCACGCGCCCGAGTTCCATGTCAGCGAAACCCTCCTGACCCATGAGACGCCGAAGAACGCCTATGCAGTCGTTCGCAGGCTGATAGCGGA from Mesorhizobium sp. NZP2077 encodes the following:
- the ectB gene encoding diaminobutyrate--2-oxoglutarate transaminase, with amino-acid sequence MDIDIFEAYESNVRRYGRSFPTVFKKSLGATIWDESGKAYIDFIVGSGALNYGHNNPDIIEPAIQYLTDQNIVLSLDMYTAVKRDFIEVFVESILKPRGLSYKIQFPGPTGTNANEAALALARKYTGRSSVMAFTNSYHGMSLGSLAVSGSASTRQLGGVARHDVIRVPYENYPNQTFDSASYIDHVLGDPGSGIEKPAAIILEPIQAEGGMNTASAPWLAEIQRICRKHDVVFIVDDIQAGSGRTGDFFSFEFAKIEPDIVCLSKSLSGSGNPLSIVLIRPEMDIWNPGEHSGTFRGNNLAFVTSAAMCKMWSDRQFTKAVEGTAVKLQEHLDRLVAKFPKCIEQKRGRGLMAGLKCRSQAVVGRVHDVAFENGLLIESSGPNRDVIKVLPPITISDDELDHGIAILDQALQEKTNGD
- the queE gene encoding 7-carboxy-7-deazaguanine synthase, with translation MSYAVKEIFYTLQGEGRNAGRAAVFCRFAGCNLWSGREGDRTRAFCGFCDTDFVGVDGPGGGHFDTPRELALAVEQAWRGSGTGQRLVVLTGGEPLLQIDEELLEALHSLAFEIAVETNGTIPTPAGIDWLCVSPKCNARLVVMAGDELKLVYPQIGAEPEHFEVLAFDHLLLQPMDGPEREANTAAAVAYCLANPRWRLSLQTHKSLGIP
- a CDS encoding iron-sulfur cluster assembly accessory protein, with translation MITLTENAVAAVKTALSRADEPAEGFRIMVEAGGCAGLKYLMGLESVSREGDAIMETDGFKVFVDANSQPHLAGVTVDFVTDLESSGFVFDNPNARDKCACGKSFG
- the queD gene encoding 6-carboxytetrahydropterin synthase QueD, which codes for MKITQAFTFEAAHCLPRVPKTHRCHRMHGHSYRVELRLEGPVDPDTGFVIDFFDVEAVFGPLLQRLDHQHLNEVEGLDNPTAENIAIWIWNQTKPLLGQMCSVTVYETPLCWAEYGG
- a CDS encoding iron-sulfur cluster assembly scaffold protein; translation: MRDDTDNFYLFSDKLYFINPHNVGALETPDAAGEVGAVACGDGLKLTMGFDRTTQTITAATCQTFGRGSAIATSSAFTEFIVGRTIDEALQITDQDMADFLRALPPHTTYSSLDRLILERGLRLMSEFFRAIRKAFEETPGFSRLVLVKAPSP
- the queC gene encoding 7-cyano-7-deazaguanine synthase QueC produces the protein MQRDPGTALVLFSGGQDSTTCLAWALENFERVETIGFDYGQRHRIELDVRPYLLGRIRTDFPAWRGRLGEDHMIDMAVLGQISDTALTRDVEVALNANGLTNTFVPGRNLLFLGFAAATAYRMGAKHLVIGVSETDRFSYPDCRDDAVKAMQLALNLGMETRFVIHTPLMRRDKAQTWALADWLGGEALVKLICEGSHTCYSGDREHRHSWGFGCGTCVECNLRAVGWEQFRSRKEAPVAAHEMT